The genomic interval TGAGGCCATCTCAAACTACACCAACGAGCTGACGAGTACCACATATGACGCTTTTGGTATGCTCATTTGCATTCGTATCTGCCAAAAGATGGCAGGACAGAGCCACGGGGTACCCATGCTAAGAGCTGTGTACAAGCGACTGGCCATGCTGCTGTGGCCTCGTCTACAGATCATTTTGGATGCCAACTGCGAGTCGCTCCGTCGAGCAGCCTCCAAACCCTCGTCGTTTGTGTCTGCTAACAACTCCGCCAACCCCAACATGGCTGCCTTTGCCCCTATCCAGGTAACTCAGGAATGGGCCAACTTCGAGGCCGCCATCCTGACACTCAGTAAACGCCCCAAGGCTGTACGAGAGCCTGTAGCTCAGTGTCTGGGACGTCTTCAGAATGAGTTTGAATCTTTTCTCACCAAGGTCAGTGGTTGTTTGGGCTCTTCCAAAACCAAGGGCATCCAGGAACGTCGGGAAACGTTTTTGTACAACAATTACTTCCTGGTGTCCACCATTATCGGAGATATTGAAGGAGATTTGGCTCAGGAACAAAAAACCCATCTTCAACAGCTCCTGGATGCTTATAAGCAGACTTGAGTGTAATAGGagaaagtacaagtatatagTTATGATTGATGAATGTAAGCATTGAGTGTAATAGGagaaagtacaagtatatagTTATGATTGATGAATGTAAGCATACAATAGTTTGATGGTGATATCTACGAGTAGTAGTTAACTGAATAGTGCTTCGTGAAATATGGTGATTGTATCCATTGCTTATATAAGCTGCTGTCTCGATCAGACGCCCAGCCAGACCCTGAAACGTCACGGGCaacctggccgagcggtcTAAGGCGCCAGGTTAAGGTCATACCTTAACACAATAtcctggtctcttcggaggcgagagttcgaatctctcgGTTGTCATTCTTTTTTGCAGTACTCCTGTACTTTCCTTTCCTTCCCTTTTCCTGCTCGATTTTCCTCCTTAATTTTGcagtatttttttttggtgagCTCCGCTGCTTCTGGTTAAACCTCCCTCTTAAAAGTGTACTGCAGTGAAGCACAGCATTTATGCACGACTGCAAAAAGCCACTGTCAGATCTCTCACCAACACATCAATGTCAGTACTGGGGGAGGAAAAACGCAAAGCGGTGCTCAAACAGGTTCTGGAGGACCCTTATCTTAAGGTTGCATGGCCCGAGGTCTCCGAGGACAAAAGGGAATCCATATTCAGTCTCTTACAATCGGCGCTGGCACCCGTCAAACCATACCGAGAGTCTCAACGACAGGCTAAAGACACAGGCGTTAAGCTGCCACCTACCCCAGGCGCTGTGGAGCAGTCGTCGCTGGGCTTCAATCCCGTCACAAAGGCACTGCAAAGCCAGGCCAAACAGAATCTGCTCAGTGAGCCTGTGAAGGAACCGATCACCATGGTGTTCATTTGCAAGGACGACATCCAACCCGAGATTCTCGTCAAACACTTTCCTTCGCTTTGTGCAAGTGCAAGCAACACACAGACTGCTGTAAAGCTCGTTTCTCTGCCAGCAGGCTCCATGGAGAAGTTGTCTGAAGTTACTGGACTTCGTGATCTAGGCTGTGTGGCACTCAAGGCCCATAAGGACTTTGATACTTTGTCCAAGGTGATAATGGCTTCTGTGCTTGACGTGGAATTGCCGTGGAAGTCCGAGAGTCCATTCACCCCTCTGGAAGTCAAGAGTCTGACTACATTTGCACCCATTAAGAAAAGCAAGAACCAGCTGACCGCTGAAAAGAAGGGAAAAGAGAACAACCAAAAGGAACaacagcagaagcagcagaaacaaGGGAAACAGGGCAATGCGAAGCCCAAAGGAAAAGTCACCAAGCCTTAGTCATTCTGCAAGTACATTAATTTATATTGAATAAGTATCTAGCAAGcgtacatacaagtaggcaTATTAACAGAAATGGTCTTATTCTACGTGCACGTTTGTCAGCTCTATTAACCATTGTTACAAACACACTCTTGCTTCATAAAATCCATTTCTATCTTACTATCTTACTCCTCCATATCATCCTCATCAGACGTTGCTTGCTCGGCAAACTTCTTTGCTTCAGCAAGATGCTCGGCGCTAATATGCTGGTGCTTGCCTCCGGTCTCAGAAGCCGACACCCAAGAGATCTCCagctcaaactccttgtccttggtgtCCTCGTGGGCCAGGTATATGATTCGGGCAGCCTCATTGACGGCGTCTCGGGCGCTGATGTTGGGGAGatccagcttctccagctcgttcTTGGCGGTCTGTCGGCCCTTTCCAGCGGCGGCTCCGTGGTAGCCCCAGAAAGACCCACTGGGCTCGATCATGAACAGATGGGGTCCGTCCTCGtccactcctccaagaATGGTGGCGATGCCAAATGGACGCACCGAGTTGTACAGCGTGTAGGCCTGGGTGTAGGAGCCGAGTCGGTCGGCAAAGGAGTCCACGGGGATGGCCTGCTTGTAGGTGGATCGCCAATTGTAGGCTTCCGATCGGCCTCTGCTGACCATGTGTCGTCCGTCGGGGACCAGACCAGAGTACACAACACCAATGTGCTTGTCGACGGTCTGGATTCGCTGGTTGGCGCCGGGAACAAGCAGCTTAGATGTGACAATCTTTTCGAGCGCAAAAACAACGCCGTCCTTGCACTTGATGGcaatggaggtggagcCGTTCTCAACGGCCTTGCTGGCATACTCCACCTGGAAGTTTCGACCGTCGGGGGAGAAGACGGAGTTAGAGAGATCGTATCCTGTTCCGATTGAggactgtgttagttggTTGATGGGCCCGCAGCGGTGTTTGGAGACTACTTACCATTGCGTTGGTTGTGGTGTGGAGGTATGGAGATAGTGCTGTAACGTGTGGGTGGCAATAGGATTAGGTTTGGGAAGAGATCTAGAGGCGAAAGTAGGTGGTGAGTTTTAGTTGGGAGTGTAGTTGAGAAGTTGTTGATAGAATGGTGGCGAGGGGGTCGTTCGTAGTGGCAATATCGGTGGTCAAATACCGGATTATTAGTATTAACATGGCCAAATCAGGGATATAGGGGTCAATTGAAGCTTCTATGTTGCACAATAGCTCATTACTGACGTACATCTGCGACTCTCGTAGCCAGTGTGTGCTTGTCTCGCACAAGTATCGTATAAATACCTACGGTACTGTAAACTTTGACGCGAtaacatcaccacaaccaTGACCAACGATGTCATCCGGATTGTCGTCTGTGGAGACGAAGGTGAGTTTCTTTTACCAAGTCATTTGTGGCGCATACTAACACAGGCGTGGGCAAGTCCAGGTGAGTGAAACTCCGTCTTTCATTACGCTCAAGACACAGCTAACACAGTCTGATCACGTCTCTCATCAAAGACACTTATGTTCCCAATAttcagaagctgctgccgccAATAACGATCCCCAAGGGTTTCTCGTCTTCACCTGATGCGCCATTGTCGACTGTCATCGTCGATACACAGTTTTCCAATAGTCCAGCAGAGGCCGAACATCTGCACCGAGAGATTCGACAGGCCAACGTCATCTGGCTCGTCTACAGCGACCACTACTCGTGCGAACGGGTCTCCATCTTTTGGCTGCCATATTTTCGAAACCTTGGAGTTAACCTGCCCATTGTTCTGTGTGCCAACGTCTTTGACGATGTCGATAGCTGGAACTCGAGAGACAGCGAGCGGATTATCTCCGACGAGATGATTCCGATCCTGCGTGAATTCAAGGAGATAGAAAGTTGCATCCGAGTGTCGGCTAAGCTCAACCACAACATCAACCAGGCCTTTTACCTGTGTCAAAAGGCTGTTATGCACCCCATCGCTCCGTTGTTTGATGCGAAAGAAGGCAAGCTGAAACCCAACGCAGTTGCTGCGCTTCAGAGAGTGTTCTTCCTTAGCGATAGAGACCAGGACGGTTACCTGTCCGACCAGGAAAtgctggagctgcaggTCAAGTGTTTTGGACGAAGTTTTGATGCTACTGATCTCATTCAGATCAGAGCTcagctggccaagatcaACCCTGCTCTAGCTACAGAAAGAGGCGTATCAGAGGAAGGATTCATTACTCTCAACCGTCTTTACGCAGATAAGGGCCGTCACGAGACCACATGGGGAATTTTGAGAACGTTCCATTACACCGACTACCTGTCTCTATCTGATCAGTTTCTGTACCCCAAGCTCGACGTGCCTGAAAATTCGTCGGTAGAGCTATCTCCAGAGGGATACCGGTTCCTGGTGGATCTCTTTTTGCTGTTTGACAAGGATAATGACGGTGGTTTGAACGACTCAGAGCTTAAGACACTATTCAAGCCAACCCCTGGAATCCCACAAAAGTGGCTGGATTTCAACTTCCCCTACACCACCGTCCACGATGAACAGGGCTCCATCACCCTGCAGGGTTGGCTAGCACTGTGGAGCATGACCACCTTTCTAGACTACAAAACTACCATGGCATACCTTGCTTATCTTGGATTTGAGGGTGACAACAGCAAGAAGCGATTCAGTGGCTCATCTGTGACCGTTGCCATGACTACtgccgccgctgctgctgctcgttTGACTGCTTTCAAGGTCACAAAGCCGAAAAAGCGACGATCTCGACCTCGACCATATTACAGAGCCACTCCCAATGATAGATCTGTGTTCAACTGTTTTGTGTTGGGCTCTCATATGTCTGGTAAGACATCTCTGCTGGAAGCTTTCCTCAATCGACCTTTGATGACAGATATCTATAAACCCACTATACGCCCTGTGTCTGTAGTCAACTCGGTGGAAATGACAGGAGGCAAGCAGTGCTACATGGTGATGGAAGAGCTGGGACAGCAGGAGGCGGCAGTCTTGTCCAACGCCGCTCGGCTGGAAGAATGCGATGTGATATGTTACACCTATGACTCCTCAGATCCAAACTCCTTCTCATATATTGATGGTCTGCGAAGAAAGTATCCCGTGCTAGACACTCTTCCGTGTGTCTTtgtggctctcaaggccgaTAACGATagacagcagcagcggttTGACCTGCAGCCTGACGAGTATACCAAACAGATTCGAATTGCGGCTCCTTTGCATGTCTCTTCCAAGTGGCCCTCGTCGGTCACTGAGCTATTCATCCAGCTAGCAGAGGCTGCCCAACAGCCTGGACGAGGCCTTCCTAATCAGGATCCGGAAGAGGAAACTAACACTATTATGCCATTTGCTCTAGCTGGgggagctacagtactgcTGGCAGCTGCCGTAGCATGGATCTTCAAAAACGTTCGAGTTGCTGGCAGAGAATAGATACACGCACCGTGCTGCAATCACTTCCATTGTAATATATTCACTTTCGACTTTGATACTGCTTGTAATCACAAATACAGGTATATAGAAGGcatatacaagtagcacaTATAATGCTCCACTTCCCCGACTATTACATAATATACACTCACTATTTACACACATCTCCTTCCCATCCCCAGATCTAGTAGTTTCTCTCCCTTTGAGCTTCTCGCCGGTAGACCTCATTGAGCtcatcctccagctccttgatcttcttaTCGGCGGCAGCCTTGTCGGACGctctcatctccttctccagcttgagACGCTGCTGAATGTCTTCGTTTCGAATACCCCACAGGACAGACGAGAACGGCTTGCCCATCGGCGAAGCATGAGATTGGTGAGAGTCAATCTCCCGCGCAGTCACCTGTACCCGTCCgagatcctcctcgtccgaACCCAGCGACGAGATGCTAGCCGAACTGATTCCACTGCCGAGTTTTCGTCGTGGAGAAGTCCGCTCTAGCTGATCGCccagctgcttcttgtcctcctcgctTTGCGCCAACCGCTTCTTGTAGTCGTCTCTCTCCAGGCCAGCcttcttgtacaagttGCTGAGCGACCGGTATTGCTCCTCGTGCttgttgttcttgtacttgagagAGTCGACTTCAATTCGCAGCTGATGCAGCTGCTTTGTGATCTCCGAGTTGCCCTTACTCACCAATCGGCCAAGGTCATGCAGAGCATCGTTTGACAGCTTGGTTACCACCTCAGCCGACGGTGTGCTATTGGCCTTCATCAGCTTGGACAGGTCGTCGTCATGGGCATCCTTCCACACAGGGCCAAGGATGTTAGCCAGCTTCTCGATGATGGATTTCGAGAAGTCCCCTCGGTTGCACTCTACGTTgaacagcttcttctgccatGACgacagctgcttctggtgGGCTGCAGACCGCAGATCCGAGTCAGCTTGCACACGCTTGATCTGagcctccagcttggccttctccatctcgcTGTGCTTTCTGTCGTTGGAGAACTGTTCCTCAAACTGGGTGAGCTGCCTAGTTAGCTCCATCACTCGGGCCTCGTGGTTGCCCATATGCTCAATTCGACTAAGAGCATCGTCCAGTTGTGCCTCGAGATCGTCGGTGAACTGTTCACGCAGCTGGAGTTGGAGGGTTGTCTCTGTGAGCTTCTGCTCAAGCTCAGAGGCAGAAGAACGCGAAATGGACTCCTGCTCGCTGATCCGAACATGCAGTGCTTGCCGCTCATTCAGCagctcaagtacaagcTGTGGGATAGTCATAGCCTCCACATCAATGTCGTGGTCGACCATGACTGTAGCAATCTGGTTCATGCTAGcctggagagaagagaccTCTGCCTTCAGAGACTCAACCGTAGCAGTCAGGGAAGAGACCTCCACTTTCTTAGTTTCCAATTCGACATTGCGAGTACCCAACTCCACGTTTCGAGTCTCCAGATCTTCCCTAAGAGTATCAGACTCTCTCTGAAGGTCCTGTCGCTCTCGCTTGACTCCGGCAAGCTCCATCCGAGCAGTGTCGgcatccttcttggccacaCCTGCCTGCTCAGTGGCAACTTCCAGCTCATGCCGTACTTTCTCCAGCTCGCCCTTGACTCTCTCTACCTCCTTCTCATCTACTCCTCCTGTCTTAAGCTCCTCAAGCTGCTCCTCTAGGCTGCCCGCAAACGCACCAATTTCCTCGTTGAGCTCCGTCGCACGCTGCAGCTCGGCGTCCATACCCTGTAGCcgctcctccatctccaccagtGACcgggtcttcttctccacgtccttcttcagccgcttgttgttgttttccaGCGTCTGAATGTCAGGGTACAGCGCCAGAATTTCCCGTTCATAATGCCGCGCCTCCTCGCGGTGCTGGCTCAGCTCGTGACGTAAGTTGTCGTtctcttgttcttgacTAGAGAAATCGTTACGCAGATTCTCTATCTCAATTCTCAGcgcctcaatctcctcagcAGACTCCTGGGCGACTCGCAGTTGGATATCCTCGTAGTCCTGCTCGAGATTCTGAAACTCCTGCTCCGTAAGCCGGAACTTTTCCTGTTGAGCAACAATGTACTGCGTGATGATGGTcaggaaggaggagaaccGCGAGTAGATAGAGTCCTCATCGGTCTCAGAATCAGCATGTCCATCAGGATCGATCAGATTCTGCAGCTTGTGCATCTGGTCCATAACATGAGCCTCATCCGTGTCAATATGCTGAGAGTGGCGATTGCTGTGGACCAGAGGAGGCGTGTGGCTGTACTGCCGATGTGTAGCACCGCCAGGACCTCCACTGCCACCGTCAGAAACAAAGGACTGGCGAGATATGCTTCTGTTGGACATGAAATGATTGTTGGGGGGCACACCTCCTCGCGAGGGTGCACGTGAACCACTCAGCCGGCTCGAACGACCAAATGCACTGCTACTGGAGCGCATGTCCTCCCAgtcttgctgctgctgttgttgctgcttGCCCTCGAGATACTCAATTTGCTCTTCATAGTTAACGACGCGTTCCTTGAGCTCCCTGATCTCCTCCGAATCGATACCGCCGTCTCGCTTGCGCgacagctccttctccatctgctcaatcttctccttcatctcGTTATTCTCGCGGATAGCTCGTTTCAGAGCATCCACGCCTCCGGCCTGAGATCCTCCCTCGCCTCGGTTCAAATTGTTTCGCAGCATCATATTCTCGACCTGGAGGTTGAACTTGTCGTTGACCAGCTTGTCGACATGGGCCCGTTCCTGCTTAACGCCCAGAACAGTCTTGTCGTCGAGAGTGGCAGGGACGCTGAACATGTTGTCGTCTAGAGACTTCATGTGAAAATGTTCCGGAGAGGGAGGGGACTCGAGGTCGGTGTCGCATCCGAGATCTACGTCCTCCAGGGTTGCAACTCCGTGGTGGATGACGCTGTCGGTGTGCATGCTGGAGTGTCTAATGACGCTGTTGAACGACATTTCACGCGGAGGAGAAATTGTCTGGAAAGACGACATGCCTTTCGATGCAAGAGGggagccagaagaagatgtgGGGGCGACATTGGGGGTCTTCTTCCTAGCCAGAGGAGATAATGACGACGTTCGCTCGGGAATGAAAGCATTAGGTAGCTGAGAAACAGAACTTTGTTCAGAAACGGGTATTTCACGATTCTCCTTGTCATCTGCTGTTGTAGTtgtcgctgctgttgcCGTCTCCACCATTTGCTTGGCTTTGGTGCTGGCTGTTGATGTGTCAGGGGTTtgttttgtgtctgtgctTCCGAGATCTGTGACCTTGCTGGGTTCTCCGGACGACTCCAGAGACGAGTGTGAGGCCGGAGACGCGCCCGGAATCGCTTCGAACTCTGCAGGCATGTCTTCGAAGTCCAGAGTTTCGAAACCGGCTCCAGAGTAATCCTCGGTGACGTTGGAAGATGCATTGAGAGAACTATCCTGGGCGCTGACGCTCTGTGTAATGTCGCGCTTGCCGCTCTTGACATCCAGTTTGAGGTTGTTGAACATGGTTAGGTACTCGTCATCCTGAAACGACATTTCAAACCCGCCAGGAGACGAGGAACCAGGGTCTGTGGTGAGGTTGGAATGGTCTGCATTTGGGGAGTCGTCGGCCGCGTTAGGCTGTGCAATGACCGAGCCGTCGGACAGGTTGGCGGACTGCGTCGGCTCGGACGACACGGTATCTCCGGTCGGCATGGTGGTTGTAGGGTACTTGTTGGGGTGTGAAGACTGGTGAAACGTGATACGCGAAAATAGACTTCTGTGTTGATTATGTTGTAGCGCGTAAACTTTGGAGGGTGCAGTGTGTGGGGGGGTATACCTATGGCAGAAGGGGGAAAGGGTACATTTGTGAGAAGTATGATGTTTGGGATGGAGTAGTAAGAGTATTTGGTGactgtattttttttctaatTTGCCTGGTGGTATGATATTAGCTACACCACATGGTGGTTCTGGCGTTCTGCTCCTGCTTAATTAAACTAAACCTTCTCCAACTAATGTTCAATAACATTTTCAACTAGCTTTGTAGGGGGAGTAAGGGACAAACTGTTGCGACAGCTTGAGAAGGcacgttggagatggaatTGGTGCCTAGAAAGAGAAATGTTGTCGTCCTGGCATGTCTATCTCTAGTACTGGTAAGAATACTGAGTCTTTATGTttaatacaagtacctggtAGTCGTACGAGCACCATGCAACAGtgcacatactgtatccCTCCTTGGAGAGCTTACAGAGCAAAACAAGACGATGCCATACTGCACCGGTGCTGCATGTGCTGGTCTGTATTATGTATCTTGTTGCAAAATAATGAATATATTATTCAATTGTTTGTTTGGATTGTACCCGACCTGTGATGTTTACCGcttttgtgtgtgtctgaCTGGCTGACTGGTTCTTCAATATGCACTCCTGCAAGTATTACGAATACGACTGGAACGAGTCCCACCGAGGGCAATGGGTGTTGGCAGAACTTCGTATATAAAAAATGAT from Yarrowia lipolytica chromosome 1F, complete sequence carries:
- a CDS encoding uncharacterized protein (Truncated form of YALI0F07491g, similar to uniprot|P39722 Saccharomyces cerevisiae YAL048c vacuolar aspartic proteasse, similar to Saccharomyces cerevisiae GEM1 (YAL048C); ancestral locus Anc_7.19); the protein is MIPILREFKEIESCIRVSAKLNHNINQAFYLCQKAVMHPIAPLFDAKEGKLKPNAVAALQRVFFLSDRDQDGYLSDQEMLELQVKCFGRSFDATDLIQIRAQLAKINPALATERGVSEEGFITLNRLYADKGRHETTWGILRTFHYTDYLSLSDQFLYPKLDVPENSSVELSPEGYRFLVDLFLLFDKDNDGGLNDSELKTLFKPTPGIPQKWLDFNFPYTTVHDEQGSITLQGWLALWSMTTFLDYKTTMAYLAYLGFEGDNSKKRFSGSSVTVAMTTAAAAAARLTAFKVTKPKKRRSRPRPYYRATPNDRSVFNCFVLGSHMSGKTSLLEAFLNRPLMTDIYKPTIRPVSVVNSVEMTGGKQCYMVMEELGQQEAAVLSNAARLEECDVICYTYDSSDPNSFSYIDGLRRKYPVLDTLPCVFVALKADNDRQQQRFDLQPDEYTKQIRIAAPLHVSSKWPSSVTELFIQLAEAAQQPGRGLPNQDPEEETNTIMPFALAGGATVLLAAAVAWIFKNVRVAGRE
- a CDS encoding uncharacterized protein (Compare to YALI0F07447g, weakly similar to wi|NCU00319.1 Neurospora crassa and uniprot|P53833 Saccharomyces cerevisiae YNL282w RNases MRP/P 22.6 kDa subunit (RNA processing protein POP3), similar to Saccharomyces cerevisiae POP3 (YNL282W); ancestral locus Anc_3.79); this translates as MSVLGEEKRKAVLKQVLEDPYLKVAWPEVSEDKRESIFSLLQSALAPVKPYRESQRQAKDTGVKLPPTPGAVEQSSLGFNPVTKALQSQAKQNLLSEPVKEPITMVFICKDDIQPEILVKHFPSLCASASNTQTAVKLVSLPAGSMEKLSEVTGLRDLGCVALKAHKDFDTLSKVIMASVLDVELPWKSESPFTPLEVKSLTTFAPIKKSKNQLTAEKKGKENNQKEQQQKQQKQGKQGNAKPKGKVTKP
- a CDS encoding uncharacterized protein (Compare to YALI0F07513g, some similarities with uniprot|Q26079 Placopecten magellanicus Myosin heavy chain and other Myosin heavy chains), whose protein sequence is MPTGDTVSSEPTQSANLSDGSVIAQPNAADDSPNADHSNLTTDPGSSSPGGFEMSFQDDEYLTMFNNLKLDVKSGKRDITQSVSAQDSSLNASSNVTEDYSGAGFETLDFEDMPAEFEAIPGASPASHSSLESSGEPSKVTDLGSTDTKQTPDTSTASTKAKQMVETATAATTTTADDKENREIPVSEQSSVSQLPNAFIPERTSSLSPLARKKTPNVAPTSSSGSPLASKGMSSFQTISPPREMSFNSVIRHSSMHTDSVIHHGVATLEDVDLGCDTDLESPPSPEHFHMKSLDDNMFSVPATLDDKTVLGVKQERAHVDKLVNDKFNLQVENMMLRNNLNRGEGGSQAGGVDALKRAIRENNEMKEKIEQMEKELSRKRDGGIDSEEIRELKERVVNYEEQIEYLEGKQQQQQQQDWEDMRSSSSAFGRSSRLSGSRAPSRGGVPPNNHFMSNRSISRQSFVSDGGSGGPGGATHRQYSHTPPLVHSNRHSQHIDTDEAHVMDQMHKLQNLIDPDGHADSETDEDSIYSRFSSFLTIITQYIVAQQEKFRLTEQEFQNLEQDYEDIQLRVAQESAEEIEALRIEIENLRNDFSSQEQENDNLRHELSQHREEARHYEREILALYPDIQTLENNNKRLKKDVEKKTRSLVEMEERLQGMDAELQRATELNEEIGAFAGSLEEQLEELKTGGVDEKEVERVKGELEKVRHELEVATEQAGVAKKDADTARMELAGVKRERQDLQRESDTLREDLETRNVELGTRNVELETKKVEVSSLTATVESLKAEVSSLQASMNQIATVMVDHDIDVEAMTIPQLVLELLNERQALHVRISEQESISRSSASELEQKLTETTLQLQLREQFTDDLEAQLDDALSRIEHMGNHEARVMELTRQLTQFEEQFSNDRKHSEMEKAKLEAQIKRVQADSDLRSAAHQKQLSSWQKKLFNVECNRGDFSKSIIEKLANILGPVWKDAHDDDLSKLMKANSTPSAEVVTKLSNDALHDLGRLVSKGNSEITKQLHQLRIEVDSLKYKNNKHEEQYRSLSNLYKKAGLERDDYKKRLAQSEEDKKQLGDQLERTSPRRKLGSGISSASISSLGSDEEDLGRVQVTAREIDSHQSHASPMGKPFSSVLWGIRNEDIQQRLKLEKEMRASDKAAADKKIKELEDELNEVYRREAQRERNY
- a CDS encoding uncharacterized protein (Truncated form of YALI0F07469g, highly similar to uniprot|P21242 Saccharomyces cerevisiae YOR362c PRE10 20S proteasome subunit C1 (alpha7), similar to Saccharomyces cerevisiae PRE10 (YOR362C); ancestral locus Anc_7.20); protein product: MVSRGRSEAYNWRSTYKQAIPVDSFADRLGSYTQAYTLYNSVRPFGIATILGGVDEDGPHLFMIEPSGSFWGYHGAAAGKGRQTAKNELEKLDLPNISARDAVNEAARIIYLAHEDTKDKEFELEISWVSASETGGKHQHISAEHLAEAKKFAEQATSDEDDMEE